From a single Nocardioides sp. dk884 genomic region:
- the rpe gene encoding ribulose-phosphate 3-epimerase yields MGHIQITPSILNADFAQLGAEVGRIGSADWVHVDVMDNHFVPNLTFGPTMVEALARSTDIPLDAHLMIEDPDRNAVTYVEAGCSSVTFHVEAAKAPVRLAREIRKAGGRASMALKPATPIEPYEDLLPEVDMLLIMTVEPGFGGQKFLDLCLPKIRRARALMDKHGVETWLQVDGGVSLETIERCAEAGADVFVAGSAVYSASDPDRMVADLRAAAEAVRA; encoded by the coding sequence GTGGGCCACATCCAGATCACGCCGAGCATCCTCAACGCCGACTTCGCACAGCTCGGGGCGGAGGTGGGACGGATCGGCAGCGCCGACTGGGTGCACGTCGACGTGATGGACAACCACTTCGTCCCCAACCTGACCTTCGGGCCCACGATGGTCGAGGCGCTCGCGCGCAGCACCGACATCCCGCTCGACGCGCACCTGATGATCGAGGACCCCGATCGCAACGCCGTCACCTACGTGGAGGCCGGCTGCTCCTCGGTGACCTTCCACGTCGAGGCCGCCAAGGCGCCGGTGCGCCTGGCCCGGGAGATCCGCAAGGCCGGGGGCCGCGCCAGCATGGCGCTCAAGCCCGCCACGCCGATCGAGCCCTACGAGGACCTGCTGCCCGAGGTGGACATGCTGCTGATCATGACCGTCGAGCCCGGCTTCGGCGGTCAGAAGTTCCTCGACCTGTGCCTGCCCAAGATCCGCCGGGCCCGCGCGCTGATGGACAAGCACGGCGTGGAGACCTGGCTGCAGGTCGACGGCGGGGTGTCCTTGGAGACCATCGAGCGCTGCGCCGAGGCCGGGGCCGACGTGTTCGTGGCCGGCTCGGCCGTCTACTCCGCCTCCGACCCCGACCGGATGGTCGCCGACCTGCGCGCCGCCGCGGAGGCGGTCCGCGCCTGA
- the ribD gene encoding bifunctional diaminohydroxyphosphoribosylaminopyrimidine deaminase/5-amino-6-(5-phosphoribosylamino)uracil reductase RibD, translated as MTFSAAERDAMLRALVLAATPGVPLGPNPRVGCVLLAEDGSVVAEGHHRGAGTAHAEADALTRAGAAARGTTAVVTLEPCNHTGRTGPCAQALLAAGVRRVVFAQRDPNAVAAGGADTLRAGGVEVEGGLLADRAAELNRVWSFAMEHARPFVTWKFATTLDGRSAAADGTSRWVSSLAARRDTHRLRALCDTMLVGTGTVEVDDPLLTVRDDDGVALPHQPLRAVMGERELDPGRRVFNDDAETVHLRTRDPHAALAELAARDRQHVFLEGGPTLAAAFLRAGLVDEIVVYVAPLLLGAGTSAVADLGITTISAALRPTVTDVTVLPAEGGDPPNVRLTLSCAPTELES; from the coding sequence ATGACGTTCTCCGCCGCCGAGCGCGACGCGATGCTGCGCGCCCTCGTGCTGGCCGCCACGCCGGGGGTCCCGCTGGGGCCCAACCCGCGCGTCGGCTGCGTCCTGCTCGCCGAGGACGGCTCGGTCGTGGCCGAGGGCCATCACCGCGGCGCCGGCACGGCGCACGCCGAGGCGGACGCGCTCACCCGCGCCGGTGCTGCGGCCCGCGGCACCACCGCGGTCGTCACCCTGGAGCCGTGCAACCACACCGGACGCACCGGGCCGTGCGCCCAGGCGCTGCTGGCGGCCGGCGTACGCCGCGTGGTCTTCGCCCAGCGCGACCCCAACGCCGTCGCGGCGGGTGGCGCGGACACGCTGCGAGCGGGCGGCGTCGAGGTCGAGGGCGGCCTGCTGGCCGACCGGGCCGCCGAGCTGAACCGGGTCTGGAGCTTCGCGATGGAGCACGCCCGCCCGTTCGTGACCTGGAAGTTCGCCACGACCCTCGACGGGCGCAGCGCCGCCGCCGACGGCACCAGTCGCTGGGTCAGCTCGCTCGCCGCGCGGCGCGACACCCACCGGCTGCGGGCGCTGTGCGACACGATGCTCGTCGGCACCGGCACCGTCGAGGTCGATGACCCGCTGCTGACGGTGCGCGACGACGACGGGGTCGCGCTGCCGCACCAGCCGCTGCGGGCGGTGATGGGCGAGCGCGAGCTCGACCCGGGGCGGCGGGTGTTCAACGACGACGCCGAGACCGTCCACCTGCGCACCCGCGACCCGCACGCCGCCCTCGCCGAGCTCGCGGCGCGCGATCGCCAGCACGTCTTCCTCGAGGGCGGGCCCACCCTCGCCGCCGCGTTCCTGCGCGCGGGCCTGGTCGACGAGATCGTCGTCTACGTCGCCCCGCTGCTCCTCGGGGCCGGGACCAGTGCGGTCGCCGACCTGGGCATCACCACCATCTCCGCCGCCCTGCGGCCCACCGTCACCGACGTGACGGTGCTGCCCGCCGAGGGCGGCGACCCGCCGAACGTGCGCCTCACCTTGAGCTGCGCGCCCACCGAATTGGAGTCCTGA
- a CDS encoding riboflavin synthase, producing the protein MFTGIVEELGTVEAVEDLGDAIRLTIRATTVLEDTGLGDSIAVNGCCLTVAERTADTWVADVMQETLDKTSLQGVGPGDRVNLERAVTVEKRLGGHIVQGHVDGVGTILARTPSEHWELVEVSVPAGLTRYVVEKGSITIDGVSLTVVDVGEDRLTVSLIPETLARTVLGAKPVGAPVNLEADVIAKHVEKLLAAHLPEES; encoded by the coding sequence ATGTTCACCGGAATCGTCGAAGAGCTCGGCACCGTCGAGGCGGTGGAGGACCTGGGCGACGCGATCAGGCTCACGATCCGCGCCACCACCGTGCTGGAGGACACCGGCCTCGGTGACTCGATCGCGGTCAACGGCTGCTGCCTCACCGTCGCCGAGCGCACCGCGGACACCTGGGTCGCCGACGTCATGCAGGAGACCCTCGACAAGACCTCGCTGCAGGGGGTCGGGCCCGGCGACCGGGTCAACCTCGAGCGCGCGGTCACCGTCGAGAAGCGCCTCGGCGGGCACATCGTCCAGGGCCACGTCGACGGGGTGGGCACGATCCTCGCCCGCACCCCCAGCGAGCACTGGGAGCTGGTCGAGGTCTCGGTGCCGGCCGGGCTCACCCGCTACGTCGTGGAGAAGGGGTCGATCACCATCGACGGCGTCAGCCTCACGGTCGTCGACGTCGGTGAGGACCGGCTGACGGTCAGCCTGATCCCCGAGACGCTGGCGCGCACGGTGCTCGGCGCCAAGCCGGTCGGCGCCCCGGTCAACCTCGAGGCCGACGTCATCGCCAAGCACGTCGAGAAGCTCCTCGCCGCCCACCTGCCCGAGGAGTCCTGA
- the pnuC gene encoding nicotinamide riboside transporter PnuC translates to MLDWLLTGEIAVGGGYLSVPEVVGNVFGLASALLGMRRLVWAWPVGLLGNILLFTVFVSGSLSNAVAEPLWGQAGRQVVFAAMSLYGWWCWRRTRGVDPAGVAVVPRWARRAERLQLLLVAVVGYAVAFLVLRELGSWGPATEAWILTGSLLATWGMARGWVEFWLIWVAVDVVGVTSLIRAGYYPTAAMYLFYGAFCVAGFFSWWRIERSSRPVPVAPLADRAPEGVI, encoded by the coding sequence ATGCTCGACTGGCTGCTCACCGGCGAGATCGCCGTCGGCGGTGGCTACCTCTCCGTCCCGGAGGTGGTCGGCAACGTCTTCGGCCTGGCCAGCGCGCTGCTCGGCATGCGCCGGCTGGTCTGGGCCTGGCCGGTCGGCCTGCTCGGCAACATCTTGTTGTTCACGGTCTTCGTGAGCGGCTCGCTCAGCAACGCCGTCGCCGAGCCGCTGTGGGGCCAGGCCGGTCGCCAGGTCGTGTTCGCCGCCATGTCGCTCTACGGCTGGTGGTGCTGGCGCCGCACCCGCGGGGTGGACCCCGCCGGCGTCGCTGTCGTACCCCGCTGGGCTCGCCGCGCCGAGCGCCTCCAGCTGCTCCTCGTCGCCGTCGTCGGGTACGCCGTCGCGTTCCTCGTGCTGCGCGAGCTCGGGTCGTGGGGCCCGGCCACCGAGGCCTGGATCCTCACCGGGTCGCTGCTCGCGACCTGGGGGATGGCCCGCGGGTGGGTGGAGTTCTGGCTGATCTGGGTGGCCGTCGACGTCGTCGGGGTCACCTCGCTGATCCGGGCCGGCTACTACCCGACCGCCGCCATGTACCTGTTCTACGGCGCCTTCTGCGTCGCCGGCTTCTTCAGCTGGTGGCGCATCGAGCGCAGCTCTCGTCCCGTCCCGGTCGCGCCCCTCGCCGACCGCGCCCCCGAAGGAGTCATCTGA
- a CDS encoding bifunctional 3,4-dihydroxy-2-butanone-4-phosphate synthase/GTP cyclohydrolase II — MSMPSDRPQHGGVRLDPVERAVADIAAGKAVVVVDDEGRENEGDIIFAASKATPELMAFTIRHSSGVICVPMPGEMLDRLEIPLMTPHNKDKLRTAYTISVDARDGVSTGISAADRAHTARVLADSATEPWELTRPGHVFPLRYREGGVLVRRGHTEAAVDLAVLAGLTPAGVLVEVVNDDGTMKRAPELRAFADEHGLAMISIDDLVKYRRRHENHVERVAETRLPTRHGDFTAYGYRITVDGSEHVALVHGDVSGDESVLTRVHSECLTGDVFGSRRCDCGPQLDEAMERVVAEGRGIIIYLRGHEGRGIGLVGKLQAYQLQDGGRDTVDANLDLGLPADARHYGTATQVLKDLGVSSVRLLTNNPGKVGDLEDYGIAVAERVPLTPHPNDHNLAYLLAKRDRMGHVLPDLARHDVAGRPEVADVPGAPVLTHEEPSDLNGGPR; from the coding sequence ATGAGCATGCCGTCCGACCGCCCGCAGCATGGCGGTGTCCGACTCGACCCGGTCGAGCGGGCCGTCGCCGACATCGCCGCCGGCAAGGCAGTGGTGGTCGTCGACGACGAGGGCCGCGAGAACGAGGGCGACATCATCTTCGCGGCCAGCAAGGCCACTCCGGAGCTGATGGCGTTCACGATCCGCCACTCCAGCGGCGTGATCTGCGTGCCGATGCCGGGGGAGATGCTGGACCGTCTCGAGATCCCGCTGATGACGCCGCACAACAAGGACAAGCTGCGCACGGCGTACACGATCTCGGTGGACGCCCGCGACGGGGTCAGCACCGGCATCTCCGCGGCCGACCGTGCGCACACCGCGCGGGTGCTGGCCGACTCCGCCACCGAGCCGTGGGAGCTCACCCGCCCCGGCCACGTGTTCCCGCTGCGCTACCGCGAGGGCGGCGTGCTGGTGCGCCGCGGCCACACCGAGGCCGCGGTCGACCTGGCGGTGCTCGCCGGGCTGACCCCCGCCGGGGTGCTGGTCGAGGTCGTCAACGACGACGGCACCATGAAGCGCGCCCCCGAGCTGCGTGCGTTCGCCGACGAGCACGGGCTGGCGATGATCTCCATCGACGACCTGGTGAAGTACCGCCGCCGCCACGAGAACCACGTCGAGCGGGTCGCCGAGACCCGGCTGCCCACCCGCCACGGCGACTTCACGGCGTACGGCTACCGGATCACCGTGGACGGCTCCGAGCACGTCGCGCTGGTGCACGGCGACGTCTCCGGGGACGAGTCGGTGCTGACCCGAGTGCACTCGGAGTGCCTCACCGGCGACGTCTTCGGCAGCCGCCGCTGCGACTGCGGCCCGCAGCTCGACGAGGCGATGGAGCGCGTCGTCGCGGAGGGCCGCGGGATCATCATCTACCTGCGCGGGCACGAGGGTCGGGGGATCGGGCTGGTCGGCAAGCTGCAGGCCTACCAGCTCCAGGACGGTGGCCGCGACACGGTGGATGCCAACCTCGATCTCGGCCTGCCCGCCGACGCGCGGCACTACGGCACCGCGACGCAGGTGCTCAAGGACCTCGGGGTCTCCTCGGTGCGCCTGCTGACCAACAACCCCGGCAAGGTCGGCGATCTGGAGGACTACGGGATCGCGGTGGCCGAGCGGGTACCGCTCACCCCGCACCCCAACGACCACAACCTGGCCTACCTGCTGGCCAAGCGCGACCGGATGGGCCACGTCCTGCCCGACCTGGCACGGCATGATGTGGCAGGCCGCCCCGAGGTCGCTGACGTCCCGGGGGCACCCGTCCTGACCCACGAAGAACCGTCCGACCTGAACGGAGGACCGCGATGA
- the ribH gene encoding 6,7-dimethyl-8-ribityllumazine synthase produces the protein MSGAGAPTQHPVDCHDLRVAVVAATWHEQVMDGLLAGAERAFADYKVEAPVVVRVPGTFELPVVASALAAQGHDAVIALGVVIRGGTPHFDYVCSAATDGLTRVALDHTVAIGFGVLTCDDDLQALDRAGLPGSREDKGYEATAAALLTAQTIKRVKRGYDA, from the coding sequence ATGAGCGGCGCCGGAGCACCCACCCAGCACCCCGTCGACTGCCACGACCTGCGGGTCGCGGTCGTCGCCGCCACCTGGCACGAGCAGGTCATGGACGGCCTGCTGGCCGGCGCGGAGCGGGCGTTCGCCGACTACAAGGTGGAGGCCCCGGTGGTGGTCCGGGTCCCCGGCACCTTCGAGCTGCCGGTCGTGGCCTCCGCGCTCGCGGCGCAGGGCCACGACGCGGTGATCGCCCTCGGCGTCGTCATCCGCGGCGGCACGCCGCACTTCGACTACGTCTGCAGCGCGGCCACCGACGGGCTGACCCGGGTCGCGCTGGACCACACGGTCGCGATCGGCTTCGGGGTGCTCACCTGCGACGACGACCTCCAGGCGCTCGACCGCGCCGGCCTGCCCGGTTCGCGGGAGGACAAGGGCTACGAGGCCACCGCCGCGGCGCTGCTCACCGCCCAGACCATCAAGCGGGTCAAGCGGGGCTACGACGCCTGA
- a CDS encoding response regulator, with the protein MTRGAPQGVPCVLVVDDDDSIREITRIALEVVGGWQVRIAAGGREALSILEEHPIDAVLLDVMMPEMDGPTTFRYLRELPGARDLPVVLLTAKVQTGDRQVWDGMDVAGVISKPFDPMTLAGDVAALLGWSAQAS; encoded by the coding sequence ATGACGCGTGGTGCGCCGCAGGGGGTCCCCTGCGTGCTCGTCGTCGACGACGACGACTCGATCCGGGAGATCACCCGGATCGCACTGGAGGTGGTCGGCGGCTGGCAGGTGCGCATCGCCGCCGGCGGCCGCGAGGCGCTCAGCATCCTCGAGGAGCACCCGATCGACGCGGTGCTGCTGGACGTGATGATGCCGGAGATGGACGGCCCCACGACGTTCCGGTACCTGCGCGAGCTTCCCGGGGCGCGCGACCTGCCGGTCGTGCTGCTGACCGCGAAGGTGCAGACCGGCGACCGCCAGGTGTGGGACGGCATGGACGTCGCCGGCGTGATCTCCAAGCCCTTCGACCCGATGACCCTCGCCGGCGACGTCGCGGCGCTCCTGGGCTGGAGCGCTCAGGCGTCGTAG
- a CDS encoding pyruvoyl-dependent arginine decarboxylase yields MSTSPQPAAYLDSTGGVDITLRRAVGIGRTRLAAFDHALLGTGIADRNLIVLSSVIPPGSQIRMVEDVEAEPIGGGHGDRLFCVLAAAYAEAPGQEAWAGIGWVVDEATGAGLFVEHVATTEAELEHLIHATLGDMVVNRGGGYGPVQSLTTSARFVDRPTAALTVAAYTTIPWSTDVR; encoded by the coding sequence TTGAGCACGTCCCCACAACCGGCGGCCTACCTCGACAGCACCGGCGGGGTGGACATCACGCTGCGCAGGGCGGTCGGCATCGGCCGCACCCGCCTCGCGGCGTTCGACCACGCCCTGCTCGGCACCGGCATCGCCGACCGCAACCTGATCGTCTTGTCCTCCGTCATCCCGCCCGGCAGCCAGATCCGCATGGTCGAGGACGTCGAGGCCGAGCCGATCGGTGGTGGCCACGGCGACCGCCTGTTCTGCGTGCTCGCGGCGGCGTACGCCGAGGCGCCGGGCCAGGAGGCCTGGGCGGGGATCGGCTGGGTCGTCGACGAGGCGACCGGCGCCGGGCTGTTCGTCGAGCACGTCGCGACCACCGAGGCCGAGCTGGAGCACCTGATCCACGCGACCCTCGGCGACATGGTCGTCAACCGCGGCGGCGGCTACGGGCCCGTGCAGTCCCTCACCACCTCGGCGAGGTTCGTCGACCGTCCCACCGCCGCCCTGACCGTGGCGGCGTACACCACGATCCCCTGGAGCACCGATGTCCGCTGA